Proteins encoded within one genomic window of Triticum aestivum cultivar Chinese Spring chromosome 2D, IWGSC CS RefSeq v2.1, whole genome shotgun sequence:
- the LOC123050363 gene encoding flavonol 3-O-glucosyltransferase UGT89B1: protein METEPRSTPHLLLVPFPAQGHALPLLDLAALLASRGLRLTVVTTPANAPLLSPLLAAHPGSVQPLVLPFPAHPSLPPGLENTRSCPPSYFPVFIHALAALRQPVLAWARSNSHPVAAVVSDFFCGWTQPLAAELGVPRIAFSPSGVLGTAVPHSLFRRLVKRPSDADDGFGVSFPAIPGEPAFQWREISGMYRGYMEGQAGEQVGEAVRQNFLWNLESWGFVSNTFRALEGRYLESPLEDLGFKRVWAVGPLAPEASSSGDRGGEAALVAGDLGAWLDGFPQGSVVYVCFGSQAVLTPAVATALAEALERSAVPFLWAAGDGAVLPEGFEARASAARRGLVVRGWAPQVAILRHAAVGWFMTHCGWNSVLEAAAAGVPMLAWPMTADQFVNARLLVDEARVAVRACAGGIGVAPDAGELAAVLAGAVGEGGSAARARAKELAAEAAGATKEGGSSRQDLERLVLEIQKL from the coding sequence CTCGTCCCCTTCCCGGCGCAGGGCCACGCGCTGCCGCTGCTCGACCTGGCCGCGCTGCTCGCGTCCCGCGGCCTCCGCCTCACCGTCGTCACCACGCCCGCCAACGCCCCGCTCCTGTCCCCTCTCCTCGCCGCCCACCCCGGCTCCGTCCAGCCCCTCGTCCTCCCCTTCCCCGCGCACCCCTCCCTCCCGCCGGGCCTCGAGAACACCAGGAGCTGCCCGCCCTCCTACTTCCCCGTCTTCATCCACGCGCTCGCCGCGCTCCGCCAGCCCGTCCTCGCGTGGGCCAGGTCGAACTCTcaccccgtcgccgccgtcgtgtCCGACTTCTTCTGCGGGTGGACGCAGCCCCTCGCGGCCGAGCTCGGCGTGCCCAGGATTGCCTTCTCGCCCTCGGGCGTCCTCGGCACCGCCGTCCCGCACTCGCTGTTCCGTCGGCTGGTCAAGCGGCCGTCGGATGCCGATGACGGGTTCGGCGTCTCGTTCCCGGCGATTCCCGGCGAGCCGGCGTTTCAGTGGAGAGAGATCTCCGGGATGTACAGGGGCTACATGGAAGGCCAGGCGGGGGAGCAGGTCGGCGAGGCCGTGAGGCAGAACTTCCTCTGGAACCTGGAGAGCTGGGGGTTTGtgtcgaacaccttccgtgcgCTCGAGGGGAGGTACCTGGAGTCGCCGCTCGAGGACCTGGGGTTCAAGCGCGTGTGGGCGGTGGGTCCGCTAGCGCCGGAGGCGAGCAGCTCCGGAGATCGTGGCGGCGAGGCGGCTCttgtcgccggcgatctcggggcgTGGCTGGACGGCTTCCCGCAGGGCTCGGTCGTGTACGTGTGCTTCGGCAGCCAGGCGGTGCTGACCCCGGCCGTGGCGACGGCCCTAGCCGAGGCGCTGGAGCGGAGCGCCGTCCCGTTCCTGTGGGCCGCGGGCGACGGCGCGGTGCTCCCGGAAGGGTTCGAGGCCCGCGcgtcggcggcgaggcgcgggctgGTGGTGCGCGGGTGGGCGCCGCAGGTGGCGATCCTGCGGCACGCGGCGGTGGGGTGGTTCATGACGCACTGCGGCTGGAACTCGgtgctggaggcggcggcggcgggcgtgccCATGCTGGCGTGGCCGATGACGGCGGACCAGTTCGTGAACGCGCGGCTGCTCGTGGACGAGGCGCGCGTCGCGGTGCGCGCGTGCGCGGGCGGGATCGGCGTGGCCCCGGACGCCGGCGAGCTCGCGGCCGTGCTGGCCGGCGCTGTCGGGGAGGGAGGGAGCGCCGCGCGGGCGCGCGCCAAGGAGCTCGCGGCGGAAGCGGCCGGCGCGACCAAGGAAGGCGGGAGCTCGCGCCAGGATCTGGAGCGGCTGGTGCTAGAGATTCAGAAGCTTTGA